The Carassius gibelio isolate Cgi1373 ecotype wild population from Czech Republic chromosome A1, carGib1.2-hapl.c, whole genome shotgun sequence region TACTTTTTCTTGGAGGTTTAATTTAACAGCTAAAATAAACCAAACTAGCCCatccagaaagagagagaaaagaaagccTGTTCATTCATACTGCATTGGCACACACTGCATCACACACATCAAAGCTCAAACTGTCAATCAGCATATCATATGCCACTTTTGTAATAAACTTCCTTACAACCTTCTCCCCAACGTACTGATATCTCACCACAAGCCAGTTATAACCAATCCATATGACTGGTTTGTATTCAACATTAAGGAAACCAATGGACTTGACTGTGTATGTAAACTTTGCTGGTTTTATTTTACTCATCTAGCCAGGCATCAGAAGAGATGGTGATTTCCCAAATGGCAAAGTCGTCTCTTGGCAACATGAGTGTCTTTGAAATGGTGGCATGGAGCTAAGATGGGGGTCCGGAAATATCAAGTCTTCGCTAAATGGAGCTAAAAGTGCTGTGAGACGAGCATACCATGGAGAAGTAAGAAGCGCCGAGCCATTGCGAGCTATTGCGCAGTGGGGGAAACCACCGGTGTGACAGTGAGAGATCACTTCTGATACCAAACAGTCTTGTGGCTGAATATCCAACGAGGAGTTTGAGTAGGAAAGAGTGGAGATGATGGAGCCCCAGAAACAAAGCACCATGTTCTGACACGATGAAGAGGTAGAACTCTGCTGTTCTGACAGAACAACACTCGGCAGTGGCTTCAAGTTATTGTTGGTCAGGCTGCAGCAATGGAGGTTTGATGTTGGGTGCTGCGTGTCTGGCAAGAGCTCAGGGAGAAGTGCTGGTTTATGAGTGGATGTGTGCTTCATCGGGTCCAGGTAAGTGTGGCTGGTATTGGGAATACAGCTGAGCTTGTGGATGACAGCAGAAGAAGCAATGAAACCGGCTACGCTAGTCAAGTACAGGAGACCCAACATACAGGTAACCTGCAGGGAAGAGAGAAAACACAACGTCAACAATGTCTTAGTGTGATTATTAAATCGGAAAGCGTTACTTATGCATTTGGGAATGCAACGTGTGTCAACCATCTTCTAAAACTTGTGAAACTAGCTATTGTGAAAAGAAGAGGCTTTAAGGGCTTCCTGCGTTTTTCCCAATGATTTTAAAGTAAAGCTCATATTatttacagtggggatcgaaagtttgggcaccccttgcagaatctgtgaaaatatgagtaattttcaaaaaataagagagatcatactaaatgcatgttattttttatttagtactgtcctgagtaagatattgtacattaaagatattaacatttagtccacaagacaaaaaaaatgctgaaattattaaaataaccctactcaaaagtttgggaacccttggttcttagtactgtgttctgttacctgatgatcatcgactgtctttctgttttctgatggttgtgcatgagtcccttgtttgttctgatcagttaaactgagcagcgttcttcagaaaaatctttaaggtcctgcagattcttcagttttccagcatctttgcatatttgaaccctctccagcagtgactttatgattttgagatgcaccttatcacactgaggacatttgagggactcaaacacaactatttaaaaagattcaaacattcactgatgctccagaaggaaacaagatgcattatttcactgggggtgaaaacttctggaatttgaagatcaaggtaaattttacttaatttgtgtaccgggaaacatacaagtatcttctgttgcttacgaagggcagaactaaacggaaaaaaattatatttcaacaatataagacaaatttggccatcttcattgtgttcaaaagttttcacccccagtgaaataatgcatcttgtttccttctggagcatcagtgaatgtttgaatctttttaaatagttgtgtttgagtccctcagatgtcctcagtgtgataaggtgtatctcaaaatcataaagtcactgctggaaagggttcaaatatgcaaagatgctggaaaactgaagaatctgcaggaccttaaagatttttctgaagaaagctgctcagtttaactgttcagaacaaacaagggactcatgcacaaccatcagaaaacagaaagacagtcgaggatcatcaggtaacagaacacagtataagaaccaagggttcccagacttttgagtggggttattttaataatttcagcacataattttttgtcttgtggactaaatgttaatatcttttatgtacaatatcttactcaggacagtactaaataaaatataacatgcatttagtatgatctctcttattttttgaaaattactcatattttcacagattctgcaaggggtgcccaaactttcgatccccactgtatatatatgtatactgtatatataaataaatataaatacaattttgtcCAACTTTTGCaacacagtaaaactgttcaagtctatacactactgtgcaaaagtctcaggccactagtattttcaccaccaaaaaatggttttctgtcagttatttctgttttgctgtattgtgttagtaggaaatatcagtttacatttccaaacattatttttgccattaaatgtaataatccagtgtggatgttttgttggcacaaggagtctgacagcagccagtgctccacacagagatctgatctaaCCAtaatccagtctgtctggaattacaggaagaaacagaacaaactgagacagactacaTACACAAGAACTGTtacaatgtctccaagacacttcaagacaCCGACTGGCAAAGCCACCTGAAAAACAATGCGAAAGCTCACCCAGGATGAAAGGTTTTTTTAACGCATtgtgtggtcacaccaaatgttgatttaatttaattaagttaatagaacttaattaataaaatctatttatggcattatttttgacggcatcctcactttacagcatttttacacaagtgcctaaaactttgtaCAGAACTGTAGCTTtacaggtttcttgaagcattttggagacattgccacagtatatatgtgtgtgtgtgagtgtgttttaggTGATGTCATATGGGCTATTTTATGAAACCTATATGAGCTTCTACTGTATTTTGGAGCTCATACATGTTTTAACTGTGATTATTCACCTTGGTAAAGTGCTGGTAGATAACTGATAGTGCTTCCCTCCAATTGGTTTGCTCCATCAGGACACAGAGATCTGTGTAGGTGAACCAACCTCGTTTCATACCTTGTCGCTCCGCAATGCTACAAGGACAAAGTCCATTGAAATACAGATTTTAAtatcacacgtgtgtgtgtgtgtgtgtgtgtgtgtgtgtgtgtgtgtgtgtgtatatatatatatatatatatatatatatatatatatatatatatatatatatatatatatatatatatatatataggaacatAACCAAACAACAAAATGAGCATGTGTGAATGCCTTGAACTGTGAGAAACAGAAATGTACTGCTAAAccaacttttataaacattagaCTGACAAGGGCAACTGCATTAAGTCTAAGCGAGTC contains the following coding sequences:
- the LOC127991804 gene encoding protein CNPPD1-like, with the protein product MDFGDLFDERTFTFSDFQEFTFLPGHEQWSERVRKRLYYGLDSDSPLDALSCPMTDIAVELLQKSAPSPIRKLHKKYAAHVAREACISPCAMMLALIYIERLRHRNPEYLQQISSSDLFLISMMVASKYLYDEGEEEEVFNDEWGTAAKLDIQTVNTLEINFLNAIDWNLFTEPSDFFKVLSQVESSIAERQGMKRGWFTYTDLCVLMEQTNWREALSVIYQHFTKVTCMLGLLYLTSVAGFIASSAVIHKLSCIPNTSHTYLDPMKHTSTHKPALLPELLPDTQHPTSNLHCCSLTNNNLKPLPSVVLSEQQSSTSSSCQNMVLCFWGSIISTLSYSNSSLDIQPQDCLVSEVISHCHTGGFPHCAIARNGSALLTSPWYARLTALLAPFSEDLIFPDPHLSSMPPFQRHSCCQETTLPFGKSPSLLMPG